Within the Hermetia illucens chromosome 6, iHerIll2.2.curated.20191125, whole genome shotgun sequence genome, the region TCTTTATTTAGAGCAGTTCCTCCTCTGCAGACTCCATCCTGCTGCATGATAGCCAAGGAATTTGTAACGAACGGGAGGGTAGAAGTAATTTAATGGGTTCTGCATCATAATTGCATTATAACCCCAATTACCTGTTGCATAAACGATTAAATGTTGTCACGCTCCAGTCCCCGTAAACGACTGCTACCGCCCGGATTACCTCAGCGGTGATAGCTAAGTGAATTTAAGTTAACTAAGGACCATCTAAGGATGAGACATTTGCTGGCTGTTGAGAACTGTGAGAACTGAGGAAAATCAATGTTCGCCCCAAATCCTAATATCTGGTTTGCTCTACTACAAACGCAAGTTAGTTCAAAATCTTTAAATCCTGGACCAAACACGCTTTATGCCCACGAGGACATATCGCTATCTATATACCTATACAATGGGGTCGCTCCATGTGTCTGTGCGCAGCGGAAAAGCTGAATCTTCCCATGACAAACTCCAAACTCCAAAAAAGGAAAGATGGCCCCTCACTTTTGTTGCATGTCCCCTCTTCACCCCATCCGTTTACTAAGACAGAATGGATGCTCCGCGGAATACGATAGCAGCGGAAGTTGCTGGAGGTGGTTGCGAAGTGGAGAGCAAACCATGCAATCTATTTGCGGAGGTTTTAATGTCGTAAACATGACGTCAGAGTACATTCATGAGTTcgataatatttcattttcgcaGGTGGAGGCAACCCATTCCCACTTGACAAGGGATGAAGTCAGCCAATAGCGAACTCCCGCACCAGCCGCCAGGGTAATGTGTTGTATGGCTTGAACGCAGAAACATCTCCAATAAAACGTTCCATGGAAGGATGCATAGCATGTCTGCCATAGCGACAGATACCGGAAAGGAGCCCTTGAAGTTGTAATGCAGCGTGGCGACAACCAGAATTGAACTCAGTTTAAAGGGTCATTTGGCAATTTTTCACCCCAGTTTATATGGCGAACCGTTTATTGGGTAGACTAGATTATTTTTAGGGgttgaaaagtggaaaaagaaaataaaagttcGGTTTTATCACCTATCGTTTGAGCGGAAATCCGGACTTTGACGACTGGAGCCAGCTCTTTCAGAATAGCACATTCAGATAATGAAATTCTCCGCTTCCTACCGCATGCTTCCACCAGATTAATAAAAAACTCTGTTCTCTGTTGAACTTTCATCTTTTACGGCAAAAGCAGCGGAATATTCGCATTAACTCATTTTCTTGTCGATTATTAGTTCGTAATTGGTAATTACTTCCAACTTAATGAGTTGTTGCTTCTGTAATGTTATGGGAAACTCGTACTAAGGTAGTTACCAGATGAGCAATGCGAGAATGGTGGGACTGAAACTAATGTAAATGCAAATGAGGGAATAGTCGTTAAGGACCCAAGTGTACCAGAGTTCAAAGGGGCAGGACAGATTTCAGTTCGAATGCCAAGTGAAGTGAATGCTATGAAAGTTCAAGTTAATGCAACTCATATTAAAGTGAGAGCAATCGAACTGTTATTGCTATTTTTAATGGTGTTCCAGACTATTGCCTGCACTTTCAGTCAATATAAGTTAAATATCTTGATTAAGCGCATAGAATGTACTATATATTCTCAACAATAATGATATCCCACCCAACAATGAAAAAGCTGcagatcgtttttaaggttttgtttgcaaaacaaaaatcggttcaatttctgtctgtccgtctgtctgtctgtctttttcttttgttgaggaggtggaaatcttcaaaagactccccCTCACCCCCCACCCCCGTGGAAGTACCTTTAGATATTATAtgacggggcggagttagcttacctTAGCTAGGTCtacttccgtctacccgcggggttcgtaaacgcaccttcctcacttcttctgcttttcgcagtttctgctggattactgcgatcatggaattgatcgcaacccagtcttcctggcaagctaccattctccggacaaaattttccgatgatagcacttcacctagagtttcctctacaTTCCTTctctcttccacgaacctaggatattggaagaatacgtgcgatCTGTTAGACCAGCCATAAGGGCTGCTGCACATAATTCCAGCCTTGGTAAAGTGCTTTCACTGGAGCCACTCTGGACTTGCAACAGAGAAGTGTCACCTTTATATCTTCATGGTTATTTACACTGCGTAAATATATTACCACACCGTACGCCCTTTCAGTAGCATCGGAGAAGGCGTGTAGACTGACTGTGGCATTTTTTGTTTCCAAATATCTGGGTATTCGAATACTGTTAAGATCTGCAAGTTCCTGGCGGAATTGAAGCCACCGAGTGTGAAGTCCCAGTGGTATGGCTTCATCCCAATCAAGTTTTAGTGACCACAATTCCTGTAGAAATATTTGGGCCAGTGTAATTGCTGGATTGACAAATCCTAATGGGTCGAATAATCGTGATGTATCACTCAAAACCCTCCGTTTTGTTACCTTGGTTGGCTCGTTCCAAATGGTGGTTATGCGAAAATGATCTAACTTGGGGTTCCAGGTTAACCCTAACCTTTTCACGCCTTCATCTGTTGAGTCGTCGACAAAAAGCTCCACTTTTCTGTCTTTGCTCGGTATTGATGAAAGCAGTCGTTCATGGTCTGCGCACCACTTACGAAGGTTGAACCCAGCTGACTGCAACAGTGTTTTTAACTCATCCTGAATTTTTACAGCTTCTTTGAGGCTGTTGCTTCCTGTCATGACGTCATCCACGTAGAAATCCTTGATTGCGCCCGATGCAAGTGGATGTGACTCCTTTGATGTGTTTGCCAATTCTACCAAACATGGTGTTGCTAGATAAGGTGCGGACGTTGTACCATAAGTGACTGTCTTCAAGCGATAGTACCTCAGGTCTTCATTAGGGTTGCCCCTCCAAACAATGAGTTGTAGATAACTGTCCTCCGTGCTGACATTTACCTGGCGGTACATCTTCTCAATATCTGATGAGAAGACGAACTTATGTTTACTGAATCGTAGAAGGATTGAAAATAGGTCATCTTGTGTTGTAGGACCCTTGAACATGATGTTGTTGAGTGAAATGCTATTAGATGTCTTTGCTGAAGCATCGAACACAACTCTGAGTTTGGTGCTCTGCTAGATGGCTTGAAGACACAATGGTGGGGAAGAAAAAAGTTAACCTCTGGAATTGGAGACTTGATTTCTTCCATGTAACCCAGAGAAGCGTATTGTCTGATGAATTCTGCGTAC harbors:
- the LOC119659107 gene encoding uncharacterized protein LOC119659107, which codes for MFKGPTTQDDLFSILLRFSKHKFVFSSDIEKMYRQVNVSTEDSYLQLIVWRGNPNEDLRYYRLKTVTYGTTSAPYLATPCLVELANTSKESHPLASGAIKDFYVDDVMTGSNSLKEAVKIQDELKTLLQSAGFNLRKWCADHERLLSSIPSKDRKVELFVDDSTDEGVKRLGLTWNPKLDHFRITTIWNEPTKVTKRRVLSDTSRLFDPLGFVNPAITLAQIFLQELWSLKLDWDEAIPLGLHTRWLQFRQELADLNSIRIPRYLETKNATVSLHAFSDATERAYGVVIYLRSVNNHEDIKVTLLCCKSRVAPVKALYQGWNYVQQPLWLV